One genomic window of Candidatus Neomarinimicrobiota bacterium includes the following:
- a CDS encoding tetratricopeptide repeat protein → MKTPLTSEPAEGAESFGSTQAVADSKRFYARTRNIFLMAGVVGGLAIGWLAPRGDREAERIAERSIAVLPFDNLSDSKEDEYFSDGITEEIITQLSKVSDLLVISRTSVLQYKGTTKTIREIGEELGVAAILEGSVRRDGDNLRITGQLIDTDSDQHLWADTYDRKMENIFQIQTDVATRIAEALDARISRSEKRSMATVPTQNMEAYTLYLKGRTEYFKYTYEGFEKSINYYKQALKLDPSYALAYSGMGDSYGQMFLDNQDELYSELAIQSSDRALSINQDLAEGYKARALISSYLGHTSEAIEMNKRAIELGYVMAESNLALSYWWQGDLSASLKHHLRGRQSDPYNLRVVRILALAYHALEDYDEVHNLISSALDIRPDGFELHDILITQYCVEGNWEMARSTLERLQLLRPDDSQVHGAASDFYLWARDYNLALDHLQKMKRMRPQDKTALAYVLLQKWDRKWANTILDEVINQLLKRIEVNGDIGSSTRRILAGAYSIMDDKESALNWLEEAVDKGWTLYRWIEIDPRFDAIRDDPRYTELIERMQAVVARERIEAGYESSTSP, encoded by the coding sequence GTGAAGACGCCATTAACCTCGGAGCCCGCAGAGGGAGCGGAGTCGTTTGGAAGCACCCAAGCTGTGGCGGATAGCAAGCGGTTTTACGCCAGGACGCGAAACATTTTTCTCATGGCAGGGGTTGTGGGTGGCCTCGCCATCGGCTGGCTGGCGCCGCGGGGTGACAGGGAAGCGGAGCGGATCGCCGAACGTTCCATAGCCGTCCTCCCCTTCGATAATCTCAGCGACAGCAAGGAGGACGAATATTTCTCCGATGGTATCACTGAGGAGATCATTACACAGCTGTCAAAGGTGAGCGACCTGCTGGTCATTTCCCGGACGTCCGTTCTTCAGTACAAGGGGACCACCAAGACCATCAGGGAGATCGGAGAAGAGCTGGGTGTGGCAGCCATACTTGAAGGGAGCGTCAGGCGTGACGGGGACAATCTAAGAATAACGGGTCAGCTCATTGATACCGACAGTGACCAACATCTCTGGGCAGACACCTACGATCGTAAGATGGAAAATATTTTCCAGATACAGACAGATGTGGCAACACGCATCGCAGAGGCCCTCGATGCTCGAATTTCGAGGTCAGAAAAGAGATCTATGGCCACGGTGCCTACTCAAAATATGGAAGCGTACACGCTTTACCTTAAGGGAAGAACCGAATATTTCAAGTACACGTATGAGGGCTTTGAAAAGTCCATCAATTACTACAAGCAGGCGCTGAAGCTTGATCCGTCTTATGCCCTTGCCTACAGCGGTATGGGAGATTCATACGGTCAGATGTTTCTTGACAATCAGGATGAATTGTACAGTGAACTGGCCATTCAGTCATCAGATAGGGCCCTTTCAATTAATCAGGATTTAGCCGAAGGATATAAAGCTAGAGCTCTAATCTCAAGCTATTTAGGCCATACCTCCGAAGCAATCGAGATGAACAAACGAGCTATTGAATTGGGTTATGTCATGGCCGAATCAAACTTAGCACTCTCTTATTGGTGGCAAGGTGATTTGAGTGCGTCTCTGAAGCATCATTTACGAGGCCGACAGAGTGATCCTTATAACCTGCGTGTTGTTAGAATACTTGCACTAGCCTACCATGCTCTGGAAGACTATGATGAAGTTCACAATCTTATTTCAAGTGCTTTGGATATACGTCCAGACGGTTTTGAACTTCATGATATCTTAATTACACAATATTGTGTTGAAGGGAACTGGGAAATGGCAAGATCAACCCTTGAAAGATTACAACTTCTTCGACCAGACGACAGTCAAGTCCATGGTGCAGCTTCTGACTTTTACCTCTGGGCCAGAGATTATAATTTGGCCCTTGATCATCTGCAAAAAATGAAACGTATGCGGCCTCAGGACAAGACAGCTTTAGCTTATGTTCTTTTACAAAAGTGGGATCGGAAGTGGGCGAATACGATTTTGGATGAGGTTATTAACCAACTATTGAAGCGTATAGAAGTGAATGGAGATATCGGGTCTAGCACCCGTAGGATTCTGGCGGGAGCTTATTCAATCATGGATGACAAGGAATCTGCTCTAAACTGGCTGGAAGAAGCGGTGGACAAAGGGTGGACACTTTACAGATGGATCGAGATTGATCCCCGTTTTGACGCCATTCGTGATGACCCTCGTTACACAGAGCTTATTGAACGGATGCAGGCTGTTGTTGCCAGAGAGCGGATTGAGGCGGGATATGAGAGTTCAACGTCACCCTGA
- a CDS encoding glycosyl hydrolase: MMRRLTYLLILFSSIVALQAEKYDETFFNNFEWRNIGPNRGGRSLSSMGSPGRPNEYYFGATGGGLWKTTDGGNTWFPVTDGQITSSSIGAVAVAETNPDIVYIGGGETQLRGSITQGDGVYRSTDGGETWRHVGLRETQAIARIRIHPTDPDIVYVAALGHPYGDNEERGIFRSKDGGNRWEKILYKSPKAGGVDISIDRTNPKVIYASLWQVYRRAWKMWGGGPFSGIYKSTDGGDTWTELTKNPGMPEGPIGKIGMAVSPADPNRVWAIVEAPEGGVFRSDDGGKSWERTNDDRKIRQRHFYYSRIVADPWDRETVYALNTRLYKSTDGGVTFDTQISTPHGDQHDLWIDPNDPLRMTNSNDGGGNVSINGGETWTEQDYITTQLYHVNVTNDFPYHVCGAQQDNSTVCVPSDGWNNMQARGPNHGWYYSAGGGESGYITQHPSKLDIFYAGSQGALLTRYDRSTGQIRDIQVYPRFFSGEPASALPERWQWTFPIVFSPLDENKLYTCSQHVWLSEDDGQSWKKISPDLTYADPSTLGPTGGLITMDMNGPEIYATVFALTPSQHDINTIWAGSDDGLMHITRDGGNTWTKVTPPDMPKFSRISIIEESSHTPGTAYVAANRYQVDDRAPYVWRTRDYGKTWTKIVNGVADGHFARAVREDSVKEGLLFLGTEHGVYISFDAGDSWQSIQLNLPDTPIRDLQLKNSDVVLGTHGRGFWILDDYDPLREYSNRTAVESLTLFNPHDAVRSVETAVLQYYLGEEVDSVKAEIYDSEGNLVFSVVGDSVAKEETEVNPWYRTRTTGPPTTAKGLNRWEWNLRYKGATMFEGIIIWSGRPQNGPKAPPGTYEARVTVNGITKSAKFNVKMDPRLKDVSEQDLRDQFQLSSQIRDRTSSANEAVIQIRHIRDQINDRLEKTNDRRIKKMSTDLMGNLTKIEEALYQTKNESGQDPLNFPIRLNNRLASLRRSVESGDAKPTDGAYKVLGELSAELDGHLEALDQELTQNLNPLNARLTSKQLEPVSVTVE, translated from the coding sequence ATGATGAGACGGTTAACTTATTTACTGATTCTTTTTAGCAGCATTGTCGCACTACAGGCCGAAAAATATGACGAAACTTTTTTCAACAACTTCGAATGGCGGAATATCGGCCCTAACCGAGGGGGACGGTCTCTCTCATCTATGGGTAGTCCAGGCCGGCCCAACGAATACTACTTTGGCGCCACCGGAGGGGGACTCTGGAAAACCACAGACGGCGGCAACACCTGGTTTCCGGTAACCGACGGACAGATCACCTCTTCTTCCATCGGGGCTGTGGCTGTGGCAGAAACTAATCCAGACATTGTATACATCGGCGGCGGTGAAACACAGCTTCGTGGCTCCATCACCCAGGGTGACGGCGTCTACAGATCAACGGACGGCGGTGAGACCTGGCGCCACGTTGGTCTCCGTGAAACACAGGCCATCGCCCGAATCCGAATCCATCCCACCGATCCCGATATTGTTTATGTGGCAGCCCTGGGCCATCCCTACGGGGACAACGAGGAGCGGGGAATCTTCCGCTCCAAAGATGGCGGCAACAGGTGGGAAAAAATCCTCTACAAGAGTCCCAAAGCGGGAGGTGTTGACATCTCCATCGACAGAACAAATCCCAAAGTGATCTACGCCTCTTTGTGGCAGGTCTACCGAAGAGCCTGGAAAATGTGGGGCGGCGGACCGTTTAGCGGAATTTATAAATCTACGGACGGTGGAGATACATGGACAGAATTGACCAAGAATCCCGGTATGCCTGAAGGACCCATCGGAAAGATCGGTATGGCAGTCTCTCCAGCTGACCCCAATCGCGTCTGGGCAATCGTGGAAGCGCCTGAAGGGGGTGTGTTCCGGTCCGATGATGGCGGGAAATCCTGGGAAAGAACTAATGACGATAGGAAAATCCGCCAGCGCCATTTTTACTATTCCCGGATTGTGGCCGATCCATGGGACAGGGAAACGGTCTACGCCCTCAACACCCGTCTTTACAAATCGACGGACGGCGGTGTCACATTTGATACACAGATCAGCACGCCCCACGGCGACCAGCATGACCTCTGGATCGACCCCAACGACCCCCTGCGGATGACGAACTCCAATGACGGCGGAGGGAATGTCTCCATCAACGGCGGCGAGACCTGGACGGAACAGGATTATATCACCACCCAGCTTTATCATGTGAATGTGACGAACGACTTCCCTTACCACGTCTGCGGTGCCCAGCAGGACAACAGTACTGTTTGTGTCCCAAGTGACGGTTGGAACAATATGCAGGCCCGGGGACCCAACCACGGCTGGTACTATTCCGCTGGTGGTGGTGAAAGCGGATACATTACGCAGCACCCATCCAAGCTGGATATTTTTTACGCCGGGAGCCAGGGCGCTCTGTTAACACGTTACGACCGCTCAACAGGCCAGATCAGAGATATTCAGGTCTACCCCCGCTTTTTCTCCGGAGAACCGGCAAGCGCTCTTCCCGAGCGGTGGCAATGGACCTTCCCCATTGTTTTTTCCCCATTGGATGAGAACAAGCTTTATACCTGTTCACAGCATGTCTGGCTTTCGGAAGATGACGGCCAGAGCTGGAAGAAAATCAGTCCTGATCTGACCTACGCTGACCCTTCTACGCTCGGCCCCACCGGTGGACTCATCACCATGGACATGAACGGGCCGGAAATCTATGCCACGGTCTTTGCCCTGACACCGTCTCAACACGATATTAACACCATTTGGGCTGGTTCTGATGACGGACTCATGCACATCACCCGGGACGGCGGTAATACCTGGACAAAGGTCACCCCGCCCGATATGCCGAAGTTCTCCCGGATCTCCATCATTGAAGAATCTTCCCACACACCAGGCACCGCCTATGTGGCGGCAAATCGGTACCAGGTGGATGACCGGGCACCTTATGTCTGGCGAACACGGGATTACGGCAAGACCTGGACAAAGATTGTGAACGGTGTTGCGGATGGTCACTTCGCCCGCGCTGTCCGGGAAGATTCCGTGAAAGAGGGGCTCCTGTTTCTCGGCACGGAGCACGGCGTCTACATATCCTTCGACGCAGGGGACAGCTGGCAGTCCATTCAGCTCAATCTGCCAGATACACCCATCCGGGATCTCCAGCTTAAAAACTCCGATGTGGTCCTGGGAACTCACGGCAGGGGTTTCTGGATCTTGGACGACTATGACCCGTTGAGAGAATACTCAAACCGGACAGCAGTGGAATCGCTGACACTGTTCAATCCCCACGACGCCGTTCGCAGTGTGGAGACTGCTGTACTCCAATACTATCTGGGAGAAGAGGTGGATTCGGTTAAGGCTGAGATCTACGATTCAGAAGGTAACCTGGTGTTTTCAGTGGTAGGTGACTCGGTAGCGAAAGAGGAAACGGAAGTTAACCCCTGGTACCGGACTCGCACCACCGGTCCTCCCACCACCGCCAAGGGTCTGAACCGGTGGGAATGGAATTTGCGCTACAAAGGTGCCACCATGTTCGAAGGGATCATCATCTGGAGCGGCCGGCCCCAGAATGGCCCGAAAGCACCGCCCGGAACTTACGAGGCGCGGGTAACCGTAAATGGCATAACAAAATCAGCCAAGTTCAACGTCAAGATGGATCCGCGCCTGAAAGATGTGTCGGAACAGGATCTCCGGGACCAGTTCCAGCTCTCATCACAGATTAGAGATAGAACATCCTCAGCGAACGAGGCGGTCATACAGATTCGCCACATCCGCGATCAGATTAATGACCGGTTGGAAAAGACCAACGACCGGAGGATCAAAAAAATGTCTACTGACCTTATGGGGAACCTTACCAAGATCGAAGAAGCGCTTTACCAGACAAAAAATGAGAGCGGACAGGATCCATTAAACTTCCCAATACGTCTGAATAACCGCCTCGCCTCTCTCCGCCGAAGCGTGGAGTCGGGTGATGCAAAACCGACGGATGGAGCCTACAAGGTGCTTGGTGAACTGTCGGCCGAACTGGACGGACATCTGGAGGCTCTGGATCAGGAACTGACGCAAAACCTGAATCCCCTGAACGCCCGACTCACGAGCAAACAGCTGGAACCTGTTTCGGTAACGGTGGAATAG